TATTGCCATTTAAGAGTATTTTCATTTTTTGCCTTTTTTTTGAGTGTAATTTTAGCAAATTTTTTGTATAATCACGCGATAATTTTTTGGAAAATTTTTGGAAACAAGATGAAAAATCAAGAAAAAATCAAACATATGCTAGTCATGCAACAGCGCCTAAATGACGAAACAAACGGCACTGGCTGGGAAAATGGCATCACAAAAGATGGCAAGATAATTAACTGGAGACGCTGTATTTATATGGAGTGTGCTGAGCTTATTGAGAGCTTTGCGTGGAAGCACTGGAAAAACATAAACGCAAATCCAGACGAAGATAATGTAAAGATTGAAATAATCGATATTTGGCACTTTATTATGAGCTTGTTTTTAGCTGAGCACCGAGGAGAGCCAAGCTTTGATGAGCTCTCAGCTGAGATTGCTGCTAGCACGCTTTTTGGCGACTTTTGCAAAGAGCCCTTTGCGCTAAAAAACTATAATCAATACGAAATCATCAATGAAATCGAGATGATAATACACGCTACAAGCACGCCACAAACAAACTTTGAGAGCATTTTAAAGCTCTTTTTTGGGCTTGCTTTAAAATGTGGTGTGAATCTTGAAGTACTTTTTGAGGGCTACATCGCAAAAAATGTGCTAAATAAATTTCGCCAAAATCACGGCTACAAAGAAGGACGCTATAAAAAAGTCTGGGATGGCAAAGAAGATAACACTGTGCTTTGTGAAATCATTGCCTCAGGGCTTTTGGACGAAAACGAAATTTATACTAAATTAGAAAAAATATATAAGGAAATAAAATGAACGATAAGATGAAATTATCGTTATTTTACGGCTTTTTGATAGTCGTTTGTTTGGTTATGTATTATGGGACGCAGGTTATCCCTATAATCTATGGTATTTGTATATTTTTGTATGCGATGAAGGTGCTAAACTCGAGCTTTAAGCTGATTTCTGGCATTGAGACTTTCCTTAAAATTATGACAAAATCACGCTTTAAAGCCTTTACTTTTGGCTTTACAACTTGTACTTTGATGCAAAGTTCTGGTCTTGTTAGCGTGCTTGCGATTTCTTTTCTCTCAGCTGGACTTATCACACTCACCGCTGGACTTGGCATAATCTTCGGGGCAAATCTGGGCTGTCTAACAGGCGGCTGGCTAGTAGCTGCTGTGGGTCTAAAAATCAACATCTCAGCCTACGCAATGCCTATGATAGTAATAGGACTAATTAGCACCTACTCAAATCACAAAGCCACGCAGGGTATGGGCTTTTTTCTATTTAGTATAGGTCTGCTTTTCCTTGGAATTCACTATATGAAAAGTGGCTTTGATAGTATAAAAGACACAATTGACCTTAGCCAATACGCAATGACTGGCATCCAAGGTCTAATCGTGTATTTTCTAATCGGTGTTATCATCACAATAATCATGCAAAGCTCGCATGCTACTATCACGCTAGCAATCACTGCCCTAGCTGCTGGGCAAATCACCTATGAAAATTCAATTGCCATAGTAATTGGCTCAAATGTTGGTAGTACAATTATGTCAATCATCGGCGCATTTAGCGCAAATATAGAGGGCAAAAAGCTAACCGTAGCACATGTGATCTTTAACTTCACAACCGCAATCATAATGCTAGTGCTTGTAAATCCATTTACTTCGCTAACTGATATTCTCTCAGCTTGGGGTGGTATCGCAGATGATGATTACACACTAAAACTAGCTGTATTTAACAGCATTTTCCAAGTAGTAGGTGTGCTTATTTTCTACCCACTAACTGTGCCAATGGCTAGAATGCTAAACAAATATGTAGTAGCCAAAAAAGAACGCTCAAAAGTAGACCACGCTAAATACCTTAGCGAAGAAAGCCTTGCTTTTAGCAAATCAGCGATAAATGTTCTAGCAAGAGAGATTGAGCACCTTTTTTCAAACACTCTTTCAATCATCGCAAAAACTATCTCGCTCTCAAAAGCTGATATAGAAAGCGAAGAGCCAGTTGGAGCAGTAATTGCCAAGCGCAATAAGCCTATGGAAGTTGATTTTAACGAGCTTTATGAAAACCGCTTTAAGGTGCTTTATAGCGAGATTATCGAATATAGCGTGGACGCTGCTAAAAACGCATCAAGTGATGATTTGCCAGTGCTGCTTGATATCCGTCGTTGTGCCATGAATCTTGCAGAGTCCCTAAAACACGCTCAAACCATACAGCCAAACTTTTTTAGATTTATGACTAGTCAAAACGAGCATATCCAGCTAGCCTACAACAAGCTTCGCACAAAACTACTCTACACCCTCCGCCTCATAAATGAAAATGCTATTGAAAGCACAGAAAAAGACGAGGATAAAGAGTTTTTAAGCCGTGATTTTGAGAGCCAAATCAATGCTCTAAATGAAATAATAACAATACTTCGCAACGAAGAAACTCACCTTGATGCTCTGCTTCGTGACCGCAAAATCACAGGCACTATGGCAACTTCGCTTATGAACGACACAGCTCAGGTTCGCTCAATGGTAAGCTCACTAGCTCAAATCGTAATCACTCTAAAAGGCTACCAGGCCAAATATATAGAGAAAAAAGTAACTGATAAAGAACTAGAAGAAAAAAGCACAGAAGAAAGCGAGCAAAAAGCAGGATGAGTTTTAGGAATTCTAGAATTTCTAAAAACTAGCTAGAATTCCTTCTAAAATTCCTAGGTAAAAGGAGCAATATTGACAAGTACAAAAATAAAAATCGTCCAAATCATCATCGCTATAGTGCTAATAATTGCACTTTGGGGCATTAGTCCATGGCTTAGTCTTATAGGGCTTGTGCCTATTATTTTTGCTTGCGTGGGCTTTTGTCCGGTTTGCTATTTTCTAGGGCGTTGTTCTATAAAAAAGTAATTCTAGAATTCCTTCTAGAATTACTTCTAGAATTCCTAGGCTTTTCTTTTTATATTTTTGCTTGCTTTTATGTAGTGCTTTGCATTTAGCATATTTTCTTTGATTTCATCCACGCTTAGTTCACGCTTTATGCTTGCTGGCGAGCCCATTATGAGTGAGCCACTAGCAAACACTTTATTTTGCGTGACCACAGCCCCAGCTGCTACGATAGAATTATCGCCGATTTTTGCGCCATTTAAGATGATAGCCCCCATGCCTATAATGCAGTTTTTGCCGATATCACAGCCGTGAATGATAGCTCCATGACCGATGGTAGTAAATGCCCCTATTTTACAAGGAGAGCCTTTATCTACATGAATTACAGCAGCATCTTGGATATTTACGCCTTTGGCGATAGTGATTTTATCATAGTCAGCTCGCACACTAGCAGAGTACCAAATAGAGCTTTTCTTGCCGATTTTTAGCTTACCTTCAACTTGCGCATTCCACGCTATTTTTACTGATTTATGAATTTTCATAGCAAAAGTCTTTAAAAATAATTAAAAAGCAAAATCTAGAATTCCTAACCTAGGAATTCTAGATTTTAAGCAAACTTAGCCTTTTTTAGGCACAATTAGCATATTTACATAGCGACCCTCTAATGCTGGCGCATTTGCTTGGTCGCAGTTTTCGCTTACCATTTCCCAAATCTTTTCTAGCATAGCCACGCCAATTTGCGGCGTATTCATCTCACGCCCTTTTAGAAAAACTCTAAAGCGCACATGCTTACCATCAGCTATAAACTCTAAGGCGTGTTTAACCTTGTAATTTAGGTCATTTTGAGCTGTTTTAGCTGAGAGCTTTATCTCTTTTATCTCAATGACTTTTTGCTTTTTTTTGGCTTCTTTTTGCCTTTTTTCTTGCTGATAGCGGAATTTGCCATAGTCCATTATCTTGCACACAGGTGGATTTGCATCAGGTGCGATAAGAACGAGATCAAGCCCCATTTTCTCAGCTAGTTCTAAAGCCTCAGCCCTACTGATGATGCCATAACTAGTGCCATCATCTCCATTACAACGCACTTCATTTGCGCGTATTTCTTCGTTTAAGTAAATTTTATCTTTACTCAAAAAGTCACCTCGTTTATTTTAGATTTGATTAGTTCATAAAACTGCTCTAAGCTAGCTTCGCTTTGCTCACGCTTTACTCTATCGCGTATCGCTACTTTGCGTCCCTCTACCTCAGCGTCACCAAGTACGATTAGCATAGGGATATGCTCTTTTTCAGCGGTGCGAATGCGCTTATTTAGAGTTTCATTTTTATTAAATACCTTGCTATCAGCTCCAAGGTCAAGCAAAGCAGCTTCAATCTCCTTAGCATAAGCATTGTGAGATTCAGCAATAGGTATGATAGCAACTTGCGTGTGCGCTAGCCAGAAAGGCAGCTCGCCGGCTGTGTGTTCTAACAAAATTCCTATAAAACGCTCAAAGCTACCTAAAATCGCTCTGTGAATCATCACAGGCTGCTTTTTCTCGTTGTTTTCATCAGTGTATTCAAGCCCGAAGCGCTCAGGCAGGTTAAAGTCAATTTGCACCGTTCCACACTGCCATTTGCGTTTTAGAGCATCAGTTATTTTTATATCTATTTTTGGGCCATAAAATGCACCGCCGCCCTCGTCAATGCCGTATTTTAGCCCTTTTTCATCAAGTGCGTCTTTTAAAGCTTTTGTAGCTACTTCCCAAACCTCGTCGCTACCTACTGCTTTTGCTGGCTTTGTAGAAATCTCCATCTCATAATGAAAGCCAAAGGCTTTCATCATTTTATCCACAAAATCAAGTATTTCATATACATTTTCTTTGATTTGGCTTGGCATTACAAAAAGATGCGCATCATCTTGTGTGAATTCTCTAACTCTAAAAAGTCCGTGTAAAACACCGCTTTTTTCGTGTCTATGAACTACGCCATATTCGCAAAATTTCAGTGGCAAATCACGGTAGCTGCGTGCTTCGCTTTGATATACTTTTATATGACCTACGCAGTTCATCGGCTTTATACCGTATTCTTGTTCATCAATTTGCGTAAAATACATATTTTCTTTGTAGTTTGCGTAGTGTCCGCTGATTTTCCACGCTTCGCTTTTTAGGATTTCAGGGCCACGAACTGGCTCATATCCACGCTTACGCAAAGCATAATAAAGCTTGTGCTCTAGTCTTGTGCGAAGGCGTGAGCCATTTGGTAGCCATATCGGCAGTCCTGCGCCTATTGTCTCATCAAAGCTAAAAAACTTCATTTGCTCGCCAAGCTTGCGGTGGTCGCGCTTTTTGGCTTCTTCTAGAGTTCTTAAATGCTCATTTAAGCTCTCTTTATCCGCAAATGCTGTGCCATAAATGCGAGTTAGCATTTCACGCTTTTCATCGCCGCCCAGATACGCCCCAGCAATTCTAGTAAGCTTAAACCAGCGCAAATACTTTGTATTTGGCACATGAGGCCCACGACAAATGTCCTCCCACTCGCCTTGGCTATATAGCGTTACTTCACCTTGTGGGATACGCTTTAAAACCTCTTGTTTTAGGTCGTCTTTGGCGTATTTTGCGCTCACTTTATCCCAAGTAGAGTATTGCTTTACTAGATCTTGCTTGGCATCAATTAGCTCTTTCATTTTCTTTTCAATTACAGCTAGATCTTCTTCTTTCAGGCTCTCTCCATTAGGCTTTTTTACACGCATATCGTAGTAAAAGCCATCTTCGATAGCAGGTCCTACGAAAAACTGAACATTGCCATAAAGCTCAGTTATAGCCTGAGCCATTAGATGCGCACAGCTGTGGCGAATAATATCAAGCCCATCAGCTGAGTTTTCATAGTAAATCTCAGCCCCACCGCTTAGATTTTCGGCTTTATAGGTTTGAGTATCTACGATTTTATCATCAATTTTATATGCTATTACATCCATTTTTAAACCTTAAAAAATAAAAAATTTTGCGATTTTAGCTAATATTTTGTTAATATTAACTGAAATAAGCATTAAAAAAGCCTAGGAATTCTAGAATTCCTAGACAAAATTCTAGAATTCCTAACAAAAATTCCTAAGAATTCTAGAATTCCCAGATAAAATTCTAGAATTCCTAACAAAAATTCCTAAGAATTCTAGAATTCCTAGACAAAAATCTAGAATTCCTAGCAGTTTTTCTTGATTTTTTCTACCAAAGCAGAGGTGCTTTTGCCCTCTTTAAAATCAATTAGCGCAAGTTTAGTGGCGTATTTTGCGCCAGCTACTTCTTTGTTTGCGTAATCAGCTCCCTTAGCTAGCACATCAGGAGCAATGTCTTTTATAAGAAGTTCTGGCGTATCTTCGCCAAAAATCACCACAAAATCCACCGCCTCCAATGCCTCAAGCATGCTAGCTCTTTCATTCTCATCATTTATAGGGCGGCTTTTTCCTTTTAGCCTACGCACGCTCTCATCGCTATTTAGCCCCACGATTAGCACGTCGCCTAAGGCTCTAGCTTTTTTTAGATAGCTGGTATGGCCGCTGTGAAGCACATCAAAGCAGCCGTTTGTAAATACGATTTTTTTGCCCTTTTTTCTTAGCTCTTTAATAGCGGTTAAAATTTGCTCTTTGCTTTTTATTTTGCCTTCATGAAAGCCAGCAAGTGCGTGTATTTCATCCCAGCTAGCATCTGCACTACCTACTTTGCCCACGACCACAGCAGCAGCAAGATTTGCGTATTTTAAAGCTGTTTTTATATTATCACCCCTAGCTAGACAATATCCAAGAGTAGCTAGCACGCTATCGCCTGCGCCTGTTACATCGTAGACCTCTTTTGCTAGGGCTGGATCTCTTAGCTCATTTTGCCCATCCCATAGAGCAATGCCCTGCTCGCTTAGCGTAACTAGCCCAAAATCAAGCTCAAATCGCTCTTTTAGCTCCCTTAAGCCCTTTGAGATATCAGCATCACTTGCTAGGGCATATCCTAGTGCGCCTGAGGCTTCTTTGCGGTTTGGGGTGAGCAGGGTCGCACCTTTGTATTTGCTATAATCCGTGCCTTTTGGATCTACTAGCACGGCTTTATTTAGTGCTTTTGAAGTTTTGATACAAGCATTGGTTAGCTTATTTGTTAGCACGCCTTTTCCATAATCGCTTAGCAAAACTATATCATAGCGTTTTAGAATTCCCTCTAATCTAGCGATTATTTCATCATCTAGGCTGATTTCATCTGCGCTTTCATTATCCACTCTTAGCACTTGCTGGTGAGAGACCATTATGCGTGATTTTTGGCTAGATTTTCGCCCACGCTCTTGAAGCACTAGCTCAGCCTTTGCTTTGCAGCTAGCTAGCATAGCGATGATCTCTCGTCCTGCGCTATCATCGCCTAGCACGCTGATTACACCTACATCAGCACCTAGTGCGATGAGATTTGATACCACATTTCCACAGCCGCCAAGTCGCTTTGTCTCGCTTTGTTTTAGTACTACTTGGACTGGGGCTTCTGGGCTTATACGCTCGCAACTGCCCCAGATATAGTGATCTATCATTAGATCGCCGATTACTAAGACCTTAGGCATTTTGCTCTTTCTTAAAGATTTCTTTTATTTCATCTGCGTAGTCTGCTATGCCTGCCTCTAAGCTCCATTTAGCAAGGAATTCTAGATTTGCATTTTTGCTAAGATCAGCTTGGGTGTGAAACTGATAGGCACCGATAAAAGGATTTGGGATATATTCTTTTTTTACATTTATATTTAAAACTTCAGCCAAAATATCAACTATACTCTCAAAGCTTCTAGCTTTTCCAGTAGCTGCGTTATACACACCACTTTTTGCTTTTAGCGCAGCCTCGTTTGCCGCTACTATATCACGGATATAGACAAAATCACGGCAAATTTTATCACTGCCTTCAAAAAGCCTTGCGCTGCCACTTTTTAGCATTTGAAGACCAAATTGTAGCACCATGCTTGCGGTTTTGCCTTTAAAATACTCGCTTTTGCCATAAACATTAAAATACCTTAGCCCCACTACATGCGCGCTAGGATTAGTAGCGCAGTGATTGCAAGCGATTTTATCCATCATAAACTTTGAAAATCCATAAGCGTTTTTTGGCTTTTCGCTAGCCCAAATGCTCTGTGGGCTAGGCGCATCTCCATAAACAGCCCCAGAGCTAGCATATACTAGCTTTGAGTCTAGTTTTTTTGCTAAGTTCATGATATCTACAAAAACATTTATATTTGTGCGCATGATAGCGTCTTGTTCGCTAACAGTGGTATCGCTAATAGCTGCCTCGTGAAAAATCGCATGCGGGGCAAAATCAGCAATTTTTTCTAGCGTTTTAATATCGCAAATATCGCCACAGTAAATCTCCCCGCTAAAATCAAGCAAATTGCGATAATCTCCAAAGGCTTTGAAATTCCCATTGCTAAAACGCTCGCCAGAGTTAAAGCAATCAATCACAAGCACCTCATGCCCTAGGTCCTCAAAGTGTTTTGCTAGATTTGAGCCAATAAAGCCAGCCCCGCCAGTAACTACGATTTTCATTTATGCTCCCAAATTTTTTGCTTATTATAATGAAAAATTATTTAATTTTCAAAGAAAACGCCACTTCTTTTAAGCTAGCAAATTCTTTGCCTAATTTAAAGTTTTTTCCAACGCCAGCTGATAGTCCTGCTGCTATGTCGCTGTCTTTATCACCTATTAAAATTGAGTTTTTTAGATCGATTTCTAGCTCACTAGCTGCTTTTAAAATCATACCAGGCTTTGGCTTTCTACACTCGCAGCCTAGTTCTGGTGCGTGTGGGCAGTGATAGACCTTTAGCACTGAAATTCCTTGTTTTTCAAGCCCTGTTAGCATCCATGTTGTAAGGTTTGCAAAATCAGCCTCGCTATAATATCCTCTTGCGATGCCTGATTGATTTGTGATTATTACAAGCTCAAAGCCTAATTCTTTTAGCCTTAAAAGCCCCTCAAACACGCCATCGCACCACGAGAAATCTTCTATTTTGCCTACATAGCCGCGATCTACATTTATCACGCCATCTCTATCTAAAAATGCTGCTTTTTTCATAAAGCGTATTTTAGCAAATTTTATAAAAATTTAACTTTACAAAGTATATAATTACAAACATTTTTTTAGGAGGAACAAAATGAAAAAATTTGCATTTGCAGCCTGTGCTGCGTTGTTTGCTGCTACTTGCAGCTTTGGAGCTGATGGTGCTACAATATTCAAAAAATGTGTAACTTGCCACGGTATGAAAGCAGAGAAATCTTATCTAAACAAAGTTCCTGTGCTTACTACAGTAGATGCTGCTGAGCGTCTTGCACTTATGAAAGAGTACAAAGCTGGTACTGCGAACAAATTTGGCATGGGCGCTGTAATGAAAGGCCAAATGGCTAGCCTAAGCGAAGAGGATATGGCTGCTGTTAACGACTACATCAGCACTCTAAAATAAGGAGCAATGATGAAAAAAATCGCTCTAAGTGCGGCTGCGCTTTGCGTGACTGCTAGCATTTGTTTTGGTGCTGATGGTGCTAAGCTTTTTAAATCATGCGTTGCTTGCCACGGTGCAGCTGCAGAAAAGCCATATCTTGGCGGAAAAGTGCCTGCGCTAAAAAGTATCGCAAGTGCTGAGCGCCTAGAGAGTCTAAAAGGCTACAAAGCCGGCACTCTAAACAAAAACGGCCAGGGTGGCATTATGAAAGCTCAAATGGCTAAGTTTAGCGAAGAAGATATAGCTGCAATCAATGCTTATATTGATTCGCTATAATTTGTCTTTATAAGAGCTGCCGTGGGTGAGAGCCCACGGCTTTTTTATTTCACGATTAAAATCACATTTTATTTTTTTCAAGCTTTTAGGAATTCTAGATTTGGGAATTCTAGCTTAAGAGTATTTAGGGAATTCTAGATTTGGAATTCTAGAAGTATTTCTAAGGAATTCTAGATTAGGGAATTCTAGTTTTAGGGAATTCTAGTTTAAGGGTATCTAGGAATTCTAGATTTGGGAATTCTAGAATTCCTAGGTTAGTTTAGTATTTTAAAGTCTCATCAAGGCTTTTTTCTAAGCCTTTTGGATTTTTAAATCCACCACCAAAGGCTTTAAAAACCTCTACAACTGAGCTAGCTAAACCTGCTTTGGAACTTGCTAGCTCTAGCCTTGCGCTAAGATGCTGGCGCTGTGCGTCAAGCAGCTCAAGATGAGAGCTATAGCCTGCCTCGTATCTAAGCTTGCTAAGCTCATAAACCCTAGCACCTGAGGCTTCAAGGTCGCTAGCAGCACTTAGTTTAAAATCAGCATTTTTACGAAGTTCAAGCGCATCTTTTACCTCACCAAGAGCGTTTTTAAGTGTTTTGTCGTATTCTAGCATGCTAGCATTTTGATCTAGCCAAGCTAGTTTTACATTACTAGCAGTACGACCAAAGTCAAAAAGCGGCATCACCAAAGACCCACCTTTTTGCCAAGTGTGCGCTGAGCTTACTAAAAGACGCTCAAAGTCATTGCTAGTATAGCCAAAGGCTGCTGTTAGGCTAATTTGTGGAAAATACGCAGCTCTAGCTACGCCTATTTGGGCATTTGCAGCCTTAAATCTAAGCAAAGCAGCACCAACATCAGCTCTACGCTCTAAAATATCAGCACTAATGCCCTCTGGGACACTTGGGATAGTGTAGTTAGCGTCACTTATAGTGATGTTGTTTTCAGCTATAAAGCTAGCATCTTTGCCGCTTAAAATCGCAAGTGCGGTGCGAGTTTTGCTAAGGCTATCTTGTAAGGTAGCAAGCTGCGAGCGTGCACTATCTACGCTAGCCTTGCTTTGGTAATACACAAGCTCTGTTATATAGCCACTTTCTAGCTCGGCTTTGCGGTATTCTAGCGTTTGTTCGTAGCTTGCAAGGCTTTCTTTTAATATATTTTCTTGCTCACTTAGCGCAATTAGCGAAAAGTATGTATTTGCCACGCTTGCAGCTATGCTAAGTCTTGCGTTTTGAACATCCATCGCACTTGCTTCATACATAGCGATGCCAGCTCTTGCAGCATTTCTTACTCTACCCCACAGATCAATCTCCCAGCTTAAAACTGCGCCTAAGCTAGTAAGCGTGCTAGTGCTTCTGCCCTGCGGCGAGCGCTCGCTAGTTTCGCTTTTGATAGAGCTTGCCTCGCCTTTTACATTTGGCGTAAACTCTAGCTTTGCTAGATCCATTTGAACTTTTGCTTGCTCAAGCGAATTTAGTGCTAAAAGTAGATCAGAGTTTTTGCTAAGAGCTAAACTCATTAGCTCGTTTAGCTGAGAATTATTAAACTCCTCCCACCAACTCTCATTTATATCCTTTACCATAACAGGATTTGCTAGGCTTACATTAGTATCCACAACTGGCATTTTTGGGCGCAGGTTACAAGCAGAAAAACTAAGAGCTATGGCAAATACTACTAGGAATTCTAGAATTCTACGCATTTTTTACTCCTTGTGCTGCTTTTTTCTCTGCTTTTGCTCTGCGCTTAGCATTCCAGCTCTCTAAAAGATAAAAGAAAAGTGGCACAAAGAAAATAGAAATCGTGCTGGCAAAAATCATACCGCCTATAACGCCTGTGCCTATGCTGTGGCGCGAAGCAGCTCCAGCTCCGCTAGCTAGGGCAAGTGGCAAAACGCCAAGCGTGAAAGCAAGGCTAGTCATACAAATAGGGCGGAAGCGCATTTTTGCTCCATTTATCGCAGCTTGAGCGATATTTACGCCTTTGCTTAGATGCTCTTGCATAGCAAACTCTACGATGAGAATCGCATTTTTTGCTGCTAGACCTATCAAAAGAATAAGGCCGATTTGGAAGTAAATATCATTGCTTAGACCCCTAGCCCAAGTAAAGAGCAAGGCTCCAAGCACAGAAAATGGCACCGCTGTAATAACAGCTAATGGCATTAGCCATCTCTCATACTGCGCTGCAAGGATAAGAAACACAAACACAAGTCCTAGCACAAAGGCTTTTGCTCCAGTTCCTGCTGAGTTTACTTCTTGATACGAACTACCTGCCCAGCCTATGCTATATCCGCTTGGCAACTCTTCTTTTATGATTTGTGAAATCGCCTCTATAGCCTCACCTGAGGTATAGCCTGGCTTTGGAGAGCCCATTAGTTTAGCAGCTGGGAAGGCATTAAATCTATCCACGCTATCAGCACCAAGTGAGCGTTCAAGCGTTATCAAAGAGTCTATTGGCACTAGCTCGCCATACATGCTTCGCACATAGAGATTTGATATATCATTTGGATTATCACGGCCCCCCTCTTCTGCTCTTAGCTGAACTCTAAAGGTCTTACCATAAATATTAAAGTCATTTACATAATACTGACCTATAGTAGAACTTAGCGTAAAGAAAATATCATTAATATTTATGCCTAGCATTTTGATTTTTTCTCTATCTAAGGTTAGTTTATAGATAGGGAAGTTTGTATCTAGCGTGGTGCGAACTTGCATCAAAGCAGGGTGAGCGTTTGCTTTTTGGGCTACTCTGCGCAAATCCTCTTCAATCTCATTATATGTCCTACCATCTGTGTTTTGCGCATATAGCTCAAAGCCACCAGTGACTGAAAGACCCATGATAGCAGGTGGAACAAGAGCAAAGCTCATAGAGTTTCTATCCATGCCAAAGAGCTTTTTGTTAAAATCAGCCGCCATAGCAGCACTTGAGTTTTCATAGCCTGGGCGCTCGCTCCAGTTTTTTAGCACCACAAAAGAAACACCAGCATTTTCTCTAAGTCCACCACCAAGCAAATCATAGCCTGCTACTTCTGTAAACTTATCTACTCTAGGATCATTTGTTATAAGGTTTCTAATGTTTCCTAAAGTCTCACTAGTGCGGTTTAGCGCAGATGCAGGTGGCAAAGTAGCTACTGTTAAAAGCACACCTTTATCTTCTTCTGGTACTAGTCCACCTGGGGTGATTTTAAATAGCCCTATCATAGCAGCTATCAAAATAATAACTATAAGCAAACTTCTAATAGTATGCTTTATTACCATAGCAACACCGCTAGTAAATATACGCGTAGAAAAATCAAAAAATTCATTGTATTTTTTTATAAACCAAAAAGGCTCGCTTTCTTTTTTGCGCAAGATAAGCGCGCAAAGTGCTGGTGTAAGAGTAAGTGCCACAAAACCTGAAAAAGCCACGCTGGTAACCAAAGTAAGGGCAAACTGCTTTTGGATAAGTCCTACAAAGCCCTCAATAAAGCTCACTGGGATAAACACAGCACCCAAAACTAGCACGATAGAAATAACAGGCGAGGTAATCTCACGCATTGCCTCAATTGTAGCGTCTTTTACACTGATATTTGGGTTTTCGTGCAGTATACGCTCGACATTTTCTATAACAATAATCGCATCATCCACAACTATACCAATAGCAAGCACTAGGGCAAAAAGAGTAATAAGATTTATTGAAAATCCTAGCACATAAATACCAATAAAGGCTCCACACAAAGATACTGGCACAGCAAGTAGTGGAATAATCGTCGCTCTAACATTTCCTAAGAACATATAAATAACTAACACAACCAAAACCATAGCTTCAATGAAGGTTTTAACAACTTCTTTTATAGATATACGCACGAACTCAGTCGTATCATAAGCTAGTGTATATTTTAGTCCCTCAGGCCAGCTGTCTTTTAGCTTTTCTAGTCTATTTACTACTTGATCCATTACTTCAATAGCATTTGCGCCACTTTGCATAGTAATGAAAACTGGCTGCATAGGCTTGCCGTTATACTTAGCTATAGTAAACTGCTGTCTTGCGCCAAGCTCTACTGTGGCTACATCTTTTAGACGCAAAATTTGTCCGTTTTTCTCTGCTTTTAAAATTATATTTTCAAACTGCTCGGCTGTGGTAAACCTGCCCTCAGCTTGCACG
This DNA window, taken from Campylobacter magnus, encodes the following:
- the dut gene encoding dUTPase → MKNQEKIKHMLVMQQRLNDETNGTGWENGITKDGKIINWRRCIYMECAELIESFAWKHWKNINANPDEDNVKIEIIDIWHFIMSLFLAEHRGEPSFDELSAEIAASTLFGDFCKEPFALKNYNQYEIINEIEMIIHATSTPQTNFESILKLFFGLALKCGVNLEVLFEGYIAKNVLNKFRQNHGYKEGRYKKVWDGKEDNTVLCEIIASGLLDENEIYTKLEKIYKEIK
- a CDS encoding Na/Pi cotransporter family protein, which codes for MNDKMKLSLFYGFLIVVCLVMYYGTQVIPIIYGICIFLYAMKVLNSSFKLISGIETFLKIMTKSRFKAFTFGFTTCTLMQSSGLVSVLAISFLSAGLITLTAGLGIIFGANLGCLTGGWLVAAVGLKINISAYAMPMIVIGLISTYSNHKATQGMGFFLFSIGLLFLGIHYMKSGFDSIKDTIDLSQYAMTGIQGLIVYFLIGVIITIIMQSSHATITLAITALAAGQITYENSIAIVIGSNVGSTIMSIIGAFSANIEGKKLTVAHVIFNFTTAIIMLVLVNPFTSLTDILSAWGGIADDDYTLKLAVFNSIFQVVGVLIFYPLTVPMARMLNKYVVAKKERSKVDHAKYLSEESLAFSKSAINVLAREIEHLFSNTLSIIAKTISLSKADIESEEPVGAVIAKRNKPMEVDFNELYENRFKVLYSEIIEYSVDAAKNASSDDLPVLLDIRRCAMNLAESLKHAQTIQPNFFRFMTSQNEHIQLAYNKLRTKLLYTLRLINENAIESTEKDEDKEFLSRDFESQINALNEIITILRNEETHLDALLRDRKITGTMATSLMNDTAQVRSMVSSLAQIVITLKGYQAKYIEKKVTDKELEEKSTEESEQKAG
- a CDS encoding YgaP-like transmembrane domain, with protein sequence MTSTKIKIVQIIIAIVLIIALWGISPWLSLIGLVPIIFACVGFCPVCYFLGRCSIKK
- a CDS encoding gamma carbonic anhydrase family protein, which produces MKIHKSVKIAWNAQVEGKLKIGKKSSIWYSASVRADYDKITIAKGVNIQDAAVIHVDKGSPCKIGAFTTIGHGAIIHGCDIGKNCIIGMGAIILNGAKIGDNSIVAAGAVVTQNKVFASGSLIMGSPASIKRELSVDEIKENMLNAKHYIKASKNIKRKA
- the infC gene encoding translation initiation factor IF-3; the protein is MSKDKIYLNEEIRANEVRCNGDDGTSYGIISRAEALELAEKMGLDLVLIAPDANPPVCKIMDYGKFRYQQEKRQKEAKKKQKVIEIKEIKLSAKTAQNDLNYKVKHALEFIADGKHVRFRVFLKGREMNTPQIGVAMLEKIWEMVSENCDQANAPALEGRYVNMLIVPKKG
- the thrS gene encoding threonine--tRNA ligase; translation: MDVIAYKIDDKIVDTQTYKAENLSGGAEIYYENSADGLDIIRHSCAHLMAQAITELYGNVQFFVGPAIEDGFYYDMRVKKPNGESLKEEDLAVIEKKMKELIDAKQDLVKQYSTWDKVSAKYAKDDLKQEVLKRIPQGEVTLYSQGEWEDICRGPHVPNTKYLRWFKLTRIAGAYLGGDEKREMLTRIYGTAFADKESLNEHLRTLEEAKKRDHRKLGEQMKFFSFDETIGAGLPIWLPNGSRLRTRLEHKLYYALRKRGYEPVRGPEILKSEAWKISGHYANYKENMYFTQIDEQEYGIKPMNCVGHIKVYQSEARSYRDLPLKFCEYGVVHRHEKSGVLHGLFRVREFTQDDAHLFVMPSQIKENVYEILDFVDKMMKAFGFHYEMEISTKPAKAVGSDEVWEVATKALKDALDEKGLKYGIDEGGGAFYGPKIDIKITDALKRKWQCGTVQIDFNLPERFGLEYTDENNEKKQPVMIHRAILGSFERFIGILLEHTAGELPFWLAHTQVAIIPIAESHNAYAKEIEAALLDLGADSKVFNKNETLNKRIRTAEKEHIPMLIVLGDAEVEGRKVAIRDRVKREQSEASLEQFYELIKSKINEVTF